GGCAACAATGACTGTGCCATTGATCTAAGACTTAATcaacatattttgattttaaagATTCTCTTATGTAGTtggaatttattaaattaaaaaatgtgacCATGGTTACATGTGAGAGAGACtatattctttattattattattattatttttattttaatttggttaaaaattgaatAGATTAAATTCGAcggtttaattattttaaaagtttaaaaaatataaattttacttttttaaaattaaatttacgaaaagaaaagaaaagaaaaacagctCTACATAATAATTGTGGGAATATTGAGCACATGCAAGTATATTAACATGAGACCCATGGctcataaataaatcaaatgtaGAAATGGCTAAAGTTTGTTCTAAATGTTTTTCTTTCGTTTGCTTTTccgaaaataatgaaaaaagagtaacatagatttattcactttggTGTATcaaaaatattcttttaatttactCCTTTTTAAGAAAAgggaattataaaaataaatacccaatTAGGATAGTTTCATCGATTTACAATATCCGATGTTTGGAATTTGGACCATTTTGATGGAGTTTCAATTTTTAGCTTTCAGGGTCTTCAGCTGTTGGTTGAAAACTATGAAAGACCACGGAATTTTTTTGGGTTCCTCACCTCCTAATAAAACaaacaataattaataaataattaaccgtttcaaaaataatataataataaaatagtaacaattttttttgtaaattcagGACGGCCCAAGTTAAAAAGAACTTGCCTAAGGTTTGACTAGTTTAAGAAAtgggtattattttttttaactaaaccctttcattttttggatttattttataatttctgaacttaaatttttataatttttattatctttactcttagctttttttttttagaattttaaattttttatttaaatgttaaaaaaaagtcATCATTTAATCAAAGATAATTTTAAAGGCTTAATTGATCGCTAACTTTTAGTTAAGACTCCAATTGAGTACAATCTTTTTAAcaagagttaaattaatttttaaaattattttatgaagacattcttttatatttaagatccaattttttttggtaaaaatgaataGCATAAagcaattacaaaaaaaaaacacacacacctCTTATGAATCATGAAAGCTCCTTTTATTAACTAATAGAAGTCCTTGGAATGGAATTGGAGGTTCTTAAAAAACGACTAAATTTGGAGACTAGATATTGCAAGCCTTGCTATATGATCAACAACAATATTGTGGGATGTAGGAACATAGCGAATGCGCACCTTCCATTTACGATTAAGGATACCATGAATTAAACGTAGTTTCACCATTTTGCTATTGACAGATTCACCAGCCAACAATGATTCCACTAGAAGTGTATTATATCACATTCGACCTCAACCTATTGCAATCCTGTCCCCCATGCAACACACAAACCCTTTATCACCAGCTCTCGCTTCCACCTTGAAAATATTATCCTTGCCCATTCCCATAGAAAAACCACATTCCTAATTCACGTATGAATCTCTGAAAGCACTCCCGATTGCTACCTGCTGATTAGTCAAGGACATTGCCCCATTAGTGTTAAGTTTGAACCATCCACTCTCTGGTGGGGACCAGTGAGGCGTTGTCACCATAAGACTCGACTGTAACACCAATGACCCAGATGTATCATAATCCCATTTCCATGACAACCATGTATCCAACACATCTTGCACACTAATATTGCCATCAGAGATAACAATCGTGATTCTTCCACAATAACCAACATAAAAATGGAAACAAAGTTTGCCAATCAACATGTTCTCTACTCAAATGCCCTACATCACATAAATTCCAAACCAACCATTCGTTGAATGGCATAGAAAAGAAAAGACTGTGCAATGACTTTCGTTAGACATATGCCTCTTTGTCTGCTCTTCATTTCTCGGTAACCTATTCTATCACAATAATCAAATAAATACCCTGATTTaaggtgcaaaattttaaaagtaaatacttgaattataattatcttttttattctcaatttaccgggtttttttttcttttctgaaaaTGAAACATAGTAGCATAAGGTACATGAGAAAAGAACGTGGCAtagcaaagaaaaaaaagggagaaaaagcTAGAAAGTTAGATGTGGGGTAAATTAGTCATTTAGTTTAGGGTTGGTGAGGAACAAGAATTGTAACATTATTGTACCATACACATTGGACGGTACATATtaggtgaaaataaaataaaaaatatataagaaaaatttgagtttttattaGTATAACATTTACAACAACCAAAATTAAGGTTCTTTTAGATTCTATCTCTTATATTGGTTAGTGGAATTTAAATTTATGGTACATTTTTTCTTTCTctaactattttaatagtttattattagggtttaaggtttagatttatTAAAGTTTCGGGATTTTGAGTATTTAAATTTAGAGTTTAAATCTTATAATGAGTAAATATTACTAGAAGATGTtttgattttcaatttattatACTTTGTACTTTTAATAAAAGAATACTATTATGATTAGGTTTCAAGGGCGTCAAGTTCGAATTTAGACAACCGAATGCGATTACCCCTCattgtttatatattataaaatgtttttataattaaatgtagggtaaattacacaaagtcactaaattatttgtaagtttatgttttgatcacttaatttcaaaaagtttcaaaacaatcactaaactattcaaagttttttatttaagtcaccggaatgttaaaatttttaatttacccttaaatttaaataactttattccttattcaaattaaatttaagttgaATTGTATCGgttcaatataaaaattaacttacccAAATTTTACTCGATTTAACTAAAATCTATCCATAAATTGGATCATGATCGGGGTGCGATTCCAAAAAAATTTCCAAACCCATGCCTGAATTCGACCTGGCTAACGGTCCATTTCATTATtcataaattaacaaaatattatatatcTAAAGTGAACAAATTATTCTATCCGTAAACAAGTCTATCTTAAAATTGTACattttagaaaatgaaaaagtaaaaacaaaaaggGAAGGCTTGGCTTGGCCTAGCCTGGCGTAGCCTAGCTGACTAAAAACAGTTCTAAATTCTAAAAGCAATAACTAAAATAATGCTAAATGACCCATTCTATATACTATATAAGTATAACTAGCAACCACGGCGCAGCTTCCACAGGACGGCGGCGCTGCCAGCTGTGAAACAAAAACCCCACCTCCCACCCTAGGAGGACCCTTCATTAGACCCTTTGACACCCCTAAACTTTCTAGGTACTTCcttgattttataatatattaattttagtaatttgtgttaataataataataattatataggTAAATGTGATAGCTTCGTCATTTAATGGTTGCTGCTGCTTGCCGATAATGATACTGATGAAGTTAAAAAAACAAAGCCATTCAGGTCGGTGTTATATGTGGGTTTAATTTTTCTCTAccctatactttttaaaattttaaaatttgatctcttttacttttaattttgatttaaaaaattaaaattcaattgatAAGATTTTTGTTCAATTTGAATATACGATAtcagtttgatttttatttttaaagcaaaatttCGGGTTTTTTTTAGATGTTATGATACAATTACAAATACAATCGCAGATCGTAAGTTCCAAtcaatataatcaaaattatcattacaaattataattaaattgataatcAAAATATATCTAGATCGAAGTCAGGATAAATTTAAACAAAGCCCACCTACAATGAagctcaaacaaaaaaaaaatgtaaagaactcaCATATGATTTAAACAAAACGATACTTAAATATGGGGATTTCAAAGCCTCAATCACACATTcatatttaacataaatttattaaaaataatttaaaataaataaataaataaccccAAACGAGTTATAACACTACCctatatcttttaattttgaaaaattatcacATGTCCTGTATGTGAAGTTTTTTATATTCTATAAGCGGATGCTACAAGTATTTTATAagatgtaataaaaatatatataaataaatgtgacacTTTTATACACTTAACTTGCttgcaattaaataaaaaaaatccaaaagagTATAAAGCTTGtacttaaatataaaaaaaacttaatttatagtgatttaaaagaatagggatgaaattgtaaaagtctaaaagAGCATAGGAAGCAAGGCAGAATTAAACCTTTATAAGTGCGCGTCTCATTGCGGCCATCACTTAAATAGACCACGTTTTCCCCTCGATTCCCTTACTATAATAGCCTCTCTCTCCCCTTTCTCTTCTCATAATCAAACCTCGCTTTTCACTCTGTGTTTTCTTTTCTCGAGAAACAAACAACAAATATAACCCAAAACCCTTCATCCAAAAAACCTTACCTTTATTgcttaaatttatataaagtTTCTtactttacatatatatatagatagcaTTATATCGAGTAGCTTCTTTTTTGTTTCAGTTACAATGGGTGACTCACTGAACTCGGAAACTGAGTCTAGCACGGTTAGTAACAACTCGTCTCCTTCATCGTCACCATATGGAAAAAGATTGGGTACTGAGTTAATACCCGACCCGAAAAGGGAAAAGCGTCCGAGAGATAATAGTAAGCATCCGGTTTACCGTGGGGTCCGAATGAGGGCTTGGGGTAAATGGGTATCCGAAATCCGAGAGCCCCGAAAAAAGAACCGGATCTGGCTAGGTACTTTCTCCACACCCGAAATGGCAGCACGAGCACATGACGTGGCGGCTTTGAGTATCAAAGGTAACTCGGCGATCCTTAACTTCCCTGAACTCGCTGAGTCGTTGCCTCGTCCGGCTTCTAACTCGCCGCGTGATGTACAAGCAGCCGCCGCTAAAGCTGCCGCAATGGAGTTCTTGAGTAACAAAAACAACAGCGTCGACGATGCCACGTCATCTTCGGATTCAACGTCGTCATCGTCGAATGTGGATGATATGTCATCGACACCGGAAGAGCTGAGTGAGATAGTGGAGCTGCCGAGTTTGGGGACGAGCTATGAGTCGGCTGAGTCAGGGAACGAGTTCGTGTACGTGGACCGCTTCGATGGGTGGCTTTTTAATCCTTGTGGTATCCCTTGGTATTATGAAGAAAATTATGGGTACTTTGGGGATGAaacttcaatgcaaatacaagaTAGTCTCATTACAAATGGGTTTAGTCCTTTACTATGGGATCATTAAtgcataattaataataaatcaaGTTTTGTTTGACTAAATTGCCctccttcaattttttttcctccCTATGAAAGGGCAAAAAAATAATACTTTGCTTGTTTATCAAGATGCTTGCATTGTACTCACTTGTgcttatagtttttattttttcttttctaatttttttttaaaaaaaaatttagtatttGAGAATAGTGGCAGAGAGCTTTTGCATTCACTTGTTTTGCTTTGATTGGTCaaagtttttcattttctttctagaagaagAACAATTATCTTTTTTATCCAAGGTCAAAGATTATAGGTTCAATTATCCTTTTGAGTCCCTCTACtctttatatttgaaatttaaattggaTTTAAAATAAGTTGCAAATTTTTTCAACACTATTTTCAAAGtctattttttaatcaattaacgaAATTCTTTCAATAATGTCATTTGATTGTACTTTAATTATCAATACAAAAGAATAGAAAGTATGGGGACTAAGACTAGAATTAGACCAAGatgatatgttttgttttattataagtatatttagttgctCGAACTTTTgtgataatttaattaaaaatcttatctttctattttaatgaaaaataatcaattttaataaaaacaaatctcCCAATGTACATTCTCACTATTTTAAAAAATGCAAACCTAACAGCCTATGGAGCAGTAAATTGAGGGCAAAACTAATTGTTCATAttgtttattataaaaataaaaataaaaataaaaataaaagaaaaatagtgaAGCATAATAAATGGTCTGTTAGGGAAGCTTATTCCTTTGAAAGGTGCACTTCAACCACCCATATTTGTTTACTTCTCTAAGGTCCTTACAAACtgtgtatatatattcaataatttGATGCCAAAAACACACTGCATTTAGGCAATTTATTCATACAATTTTCTGTTGGCTCtttcttttttagttaaattttatcattaatttttttaacgatATAACAATTTACGTGATAGTCTTTGGGtatatgatattatttattttgtatattacgTTTATGACACGTatatacaaaagaaaaaagaaagaaggtgatTTTTGTGAAAATGATTGGTGAATTCGCCTTCATGAAAAGGGCTCATTGCTTTCCATTTCAAGCTTttgaaatttaacaaaattatgtGCCATTTATTAAGTAATTGCAAATACAATTAGTCATCTCAACCTGCTCAATATCTAGCACACAAAAACCAGCTACTGCATTAAATTCCTTTGTCACTTCCTGTCTAACAATACTCAATTTATATATTCCATTACAAAGAAAAATCTTTTGATTAAACATTGAAAAAATAATCAAACaaacccatttttttaatttcaacctcgatttaaaatcatgagaaaaataaatgattaaattagacAGAGAAGTCAAACTCCATGACCCATTGCTCAGCTGGAAGATGTGAGAGCGAAGCCAAAACTATAAATTTATGGGACCCCATTCTTGGTCTCACTACATATGTCCCTTTTGATAATGATATGTAGATTATTATGGGTATAATTCCGAATCTCATCCCttcattttatgaaaattgataatcaataaataaattcctTAAATACTTATCAATTTTCACACTTTTTcactgaaaaaaaattatataattttctttttattatgaaTTACTAAATGTGcttagaaaattaaataattttttaaatggatTATCAAATAAGGTCTTGCTTTGCGAAGAAAATGAGAAACTGTAAACACATGAACACAAACCGGTTGATATCAAAgtcaataatttaataataaagtttAACGGCGTTATCCAATTGGATTAACTTTTCAACGTCCGTAAATAATATTGACCCAATTATGATAAATTAAACTAGAGAAATTATTTATTCTCATTTTCTAAAGTGGAAGGATGAGATTcataaataaacatttttataaaaatataaaaaagtttaattattaCTCTCATTTTAATGTGATTTGGGAATTGAGAAACCTCAAATCTATCAATGAGACAGAAAgagaacatttattttaaaaaatatactaaaaatgaaTAGATCGATTATCAATAATCAATCTGGCTGGaacaacataaacaaattaattacaGATAATAatatagtattttaatttgggtattaaatgcccatgaaatttgatttttgtgATAAATTTTTTCTCGTAATTGGTCTCACACGTGCAGTTTTAATTACATCGTTGACCTTTGGTTTCTAAATTGGAATTAATTGGGATTGAGAATTACAATTTCAAAAGTACCCAttgtttctttaaattttttttttaaatttgttcatcaaattcataaaatagtaaatgatttcttgaaatttAAGTGTCAAATTTGTTAAACCAAAGCATAAATGGTCAGATCCAGCTATTATCATCGTCTTCCTAGTTATTTATTGCATTAAAGTGGCAAATTAGCCATTAATTAACACCATATATGAGTAGCTTAAGCATAGTATTTAAAGCTACAttaatatcattataattattgGTGAAGTTTGAATTTCTTTTGGTGATCAATATTGACTCTCAAAATTTTAGGAGCCAAAATGCAATTACGCCATTgttgttaatttaaaattttataattaccaAAAGGGTTAAACTATAATTTTGGAGGGtctgaattgaattataaattttgagtgtcacaatataaatttatcattgtcTTGGGTCTCTTGGTTATAATCTGTATTTATATTAATAAGTCATCGATTGAGTTATTATCGTGAGTTAATCGAACATcatcatatttgaaaaaaatattaaaatataattttgtatacagagtaataaatattaatacgaggatatttttatccttttatgttttttaaataaaataatacgaTGATAGGATTTTGGGTAGATAAATATTCTAAACTTTTAACTTAGCCAAAATGTATAACTTCTGTCAAATACAGATATCAtatcaaacaaagaaaaacacACATACCagattaaaaaaaatgtcaaacttagatactaaattatgtattaaacaaatatttgtaaatatattGATGTAACATAATCTAGTATTTAGATAAATCTCCACCCaatgaattgaaaataaaagtCAATGATCCAATTTATATAAATTAGAATCATTCATGAATTATCCAAAATGagtattaattacattaataaaattaaaattataaaataaaaaatattattattaaacaatataattatatttaatatttaatttttattaatatactaaataaatttataatataatttcagcatttgaatttctaatttataggataataaaataataaagttttgCAAAAAAGAAGGGATATTTTTTTACATTCGTATCTGTTTGAATTCAGATAGGaatatttttgttcaaaattcGCCCCACGAAATTTGGATTCTTGTTATTACATCTTAAATTTTGTTCTCTAACATATTAATTCTCTAGAATTATGTGGCCAAATCTATGGGAGCTACTCCCACATGTTAccaaatactaataaaatattgtcttttataaaaaaataaattgtgagTATTAAGATTTGAATTCATACTTGATATATAAGGTTGTGGTCGAGGGTAAGTAATGGGTGAACATTCAAATTTTTCGGCTGGTTTTTAACTTAACTGGCAACTTCCAATATTAACTAGATCAATCAATCGATTGATTTAGGTTTAACCGACATAATTGAACCAACTCAATGTTGGACGGTTAAGTCAACTAATAgacttatttttataaaatatttagggATAAATACCGAAACTATACATGAGCATTGTttcaatgtgtaatttgataGTAAAATTTGGTTTAGTGCAATTATACgaataaaagtttaattgtatacttctaaagaaataaataagtcaatttatttctatattggatatgtataattatttgcgTGTGCAATATATAGatatattataacaataataatgctAGTGGTTTCATTAGATTGAATCGAacaaatatttcatatataaaattgcataaaatcaaatttaatgtaTAACATTGCATATTAAActaagttcatgtataaatttgaactttatcccatatatttaaaataaataaaaatatatattaagccGATTATATAAGTTGGTTCAATTACGAATTCCAATAACCAACAATTAATTAAGAAAGACCATTATgaagtaaattaataaaatatttagtcTTCAATACTTGCACATTCCATCAAATTAACGAAAACAATgacataattaatttattaaattatttagaattaggatcaaattgatataatatgtaagtattgagaactaaatgtgttattataccaattagaaAAAGACCGCGTTATCATTATCGTTAACTATTTAACggaaaatgatcaaaatataaacaatCTAAAACATTAGTGAtgaaattaatttctttttatagtTTAACGACTAAAACAAAATATACTAATAATTGAATCACTAATTGTATAAAGTGTAACCTAATATATTATATGAGTGTATAAGATATGAGTGTATATAATTATAATGTTTTCCTTTTGTTGGTGGAATATATAAATATGATCATATCTCTTATAATATATGGTCAGAATTTTTGTTGGTAGGTTTTAAGGGTTAGTTGGTTggttcattattttattttattttccctttaagaaatttaatgtttattttaatttgcacAATGGAGCAGCCATTGAAtagctttttattttttaaatgtaacTTTTATTTTGCACCATATTTTCTTTGgaaaatctaatatttattttgCATACATGCTGAAATTCAAGTTTCTCTTGTTCTGCAATATTTTTTAATTACGGTCTAATTCTATGGGAAGTCATTGTaagatgagtttttttttattttaatttagtccctatattataatttgataattttttatttatttactttttgaaaTATGTATTTTCAATAATGGGttaattttttacattaattctatcaaatattttaacatgaaatatattttttaaacatgtGATGATATGACGTATACATATTAACCTTTTTTTAACATGAATTGTCAAGTCTAAAGCAGCCGATGATgggttaaaaaaaatcaaatcgctaatttcttgtttttaattaagttaatattttgataaccataattttctctttttattaatttataagtataattacaGTTAAAAACAGGGTAAACTATACTAGTTATTACtcaattgttaatattttttaatttttaaaaaataaatataattttcttaagaataatatatatttaattttaactagTTAGAATTTCATTTCAATGAATTTCAAAAGATCAAATTTCTCTAAAGTGCTACAAATTGTGATAGATTTAGACCCATTAACCTTAACATAaccaaaaaagagaaaaacattTACTTCAACACTTTGAGCAATTCATAAGTTAATTGAAAGAGGATAAGAAGAGTAAattaatggaattaaattaagaCCCAAAAACTATGAGTATAATTATTAATGGGTTCAATTCAGCCATTCTTTTTAGCACAATGGATGCTAAGTTTGTggttataattaatatattaaaatttatttcacatattattagtgaaatctaaaaaaatataggatttggaaatttttaaaggataGATATGTAGTGGAATTCATATTTTATTCTATTAGAGATTGTATGACTCGAAAATTgtcacttgttgaagaaataaatatagTGGCATATTAAAGGGATCTGTGGCGGGCTACGACTTACCATACATCACAAGTTGAATTCGTATAGAACTATTcttcttctatttgactttgattagaacatggtttttcaactcttaaatagatgtagtcgaaactcctcttgtatcattcattTTTCAACATTAGCGAATTTCTCTTTTCCtgcatgtgttttttttttctgaaagggttttcatgtaaaatctgtgtgttcttatttttcttttcttattgctttgcaaTCATTCTACCGCCGTTATCGACATTTATTATAAcacattcataaaattaaaatactttattAACAAGGTATTAAATACTAaccttaattatatatttttacaaatatacttgtttttgaaaagttatgatattaataatgttaattttgatttgaattcAAAAATTCGATCTaattaattataagttaaatttgattcaaCTCAAATTGATCAtaataaattaacaatttaaaacaaaaaataacctAAACCAAAAATTACTTGAATGTAAGATAATATTAACAAACAACTTAAAATAATCCGAAAACCCAAACCAAAAACTCAACCAACAAACTCGAGTGATCTTAAACCCAAAATAACACGAGCGAAATTCACCCACTCACCCATTTCAATGAGTATATTTTATTGTTTCAATCATGGATAAGTTGGCAATTATTTAAAGAGAAGCAAAGAGATGACAATGATATTTGGCAAAAGAAAGTAAACTTTTGTCATATATGTTTACGTATAGAAAACTATAAGGTATATATCAAAAGAATCATTAAAAAATAGTTGGGGTAGCTTAGCTAGgattcttatatatataacaagTTTGTATGCATTTGAAACTTAGCTATTAATTGGCTAAACGTGCATTAATTAACATAAGCTAGATGTCAACTAATGTATAGCTATATAGAGGTGTGGTTTAAATATCACTCTGTCTTGGCAAAGTGAGATTGAGGGCTAGCTAGCTTTAGCTAGGTTGGGATATTTGCAAATAATGTCACTCAAAAATGGTGGGTTGTATGCTATCCTATGTATGGCCTATGATGGTGCTAATTCTAACACTAATTATTGgcttttttttagaaatatatacTTTGAAAAATTATTGAATGATCTAATctacattttaaattatttagaaaaattgatgattattttaatttatcatgtCAGACTATGGATTCAACGTGACAGTGACACGTTACaatatttcttatttaaaaatgaatttctTATATCAGATGATGGATTTAACATAGTGATGACACATTACAGCTTTGTCATTTAATATTTGGGTTCgaaaattttctttcaattttttaaaatgttatttgtaaaatataaaaaattgtcaCATGTCATATTTACAATATGCTCTTCGTCTGACATGTTACTTTCACTTAAAAGTGATTTCcaaaaattttagataaatatttcaaagaaatCCTAATTATTTCCCCTTTTTTGgcttgaaatatgtatatatatcatcttTG
The Gossypium hirsutum isolate 1008001.06 chromosome A07, Gossypium_hirsutum_v2.1, whole genome shotgun sequence genome window above contains:
- the LOC107930780 gene encoding dehydration-responsive element-binding protein 3 is translated as MGDSLNSETESSTVSNNSSPSSSPYGKRLGTELIPDPKREKRPRDNSKHPVYRGVRMRAWGKWVSEIREPRKKNRIWLGTFSTPEMAARAHDVAALSIKGNSAILNFPELAESLPRPASNSPRDVQAAAAKAAAMEFLSNKNNSVDDATSSSDSTSSSSNVDDMSSTPEELSEIVELPSLGTSYESAESGNEFVYVDRFDGWLFNPCGIPWYYEENYGYFGDETSMQIQDSLITNGFSPLLWDH